A region of the Methyloprofundus sedimenti genome:
CGTAAATTAATTAATAAAATTGATTCATTGGAACGTGGTTCGGTCAGTCGCGCAGAAAAAATTGATCAGATTTCCGCGCAGTTAAATACAGCAGAACAAAATAATACAGCAGGGATGGAACGTGATGAAGTGCTACAAATGACTTATTCACAGGCTGAAGCTACGCTAAAAAAGTATAACATTGAGACGGATACCAAAGTTAATTACACCTTGGGTACGGATGAAGAAAAAGTAAGTTTTCTGTTTGATAATGCGTTGGCATTGGTAAAAAGTCTCGGTGAACTACGTAAAACGGAAGGTAAATTCTTTCTCAACAGTGGCAAGGAAGTTGAAGGTGATCTCGTTCTGTTAGGCAATATCGCTGCCTATGGCATCAGTAAAGAAGGTAGTGGTGCTTTAGTGCCTGCAGGCGCAGATAATCTGAAATTATGGCGCCAACCGGCACAGACGACAGCCATAGCATTAGATAAAAATGAACAGCCTGAGCAGTTGAAAATATTTTTGTTTGAATCACGCGAAAAGGCCATAGAAGAAACGCCTGAAAAAACCTGGCTAAGTGTAATTGAATCGGGTGGTGTGATTGGCTGGATTATTGTCTGTTTAGGTGGCTTTGCTGCGATACTGATTTTTGTACGTATTTATCTTTTATACATCAATAGTTCTGATACACAAAAATTGACCGAACAGATTACCCGTCTTTTATATGCAGGGAAAATGGAAAAGGCGAAGCAAATATGCCAGACAGGGCATTGTGCAATTACTCGCGTTATGGAATCAACCTTGCGCCATATTAAAGATGACCGTGACCATATGGAAGATATTATTTCCGAGGCAATTTTACAGGAATCGACAGTCTTGAATCGCTTCGGCACATCAATTCTGGTCATTGCTTCAGTCTCCCCCTTACTTGGATTGTTAGGCACTGTGACTGGGATGATTTCAACTTTCGATATTATTACCGAATTTGGTACGGGTGATCCTAAACTGTTATCTGGTGGTATTTCTATTGCATTGGTCACAACTGAACTCGGGTTGATTGTTGCTATTCCAACATTATTGTTTGGTTCTTTATTATCGGCCTGGTCGGAAAATATTAAGCTGGATATGGAAGTCGCGGCTTTGCGTATTACAAATACACTTTTAAGCGCCACTGAACAAGGTAAAGTCGTGACAGACATGATCGATAGCGGCGGAAAAAATGATTATTTACTAAATACTGCTCAAACTAGCTAATAATCATGGACTTAAACGATATTTTCTTATCCGTTAAAAGCCTGTTTGTCTCGGGTGGTTTTGTTATGCCACCGTTGCTGATATGTACTATGTTGCTTTGGTATGGTCTTGGCTATCGCTACTGGACGCTAAAGGAAACCTACCGTATAGGTGTGCGTGATATGTTGATTTTTTACCAGAAAAACCCGCAAGCACCTGTATCAGGAATTCTTGATACTGCTGTTAAGCAGGGTTTGGCGCTTCAGCAGCAAGGCTATCTTAATTTACGCCGTCATCTGGATAGTGCATTTTCTGACTATGACAAGGAAATGCGTAAATATGCCGTATTGATCAAGATTATTGTCATGATTTCTCCCTTACTGGGGCTTTTAGGTACTGTGTCAGGCATGATCGAAACCTTTGATTCTTTAGCTTCTATGGCCTTATTTACCCAGTCGGGCGGCATTGCAGGGGGAATTTCCCAGGCTTTATTTACCACGCAGATGGGTCTGGCGGTCGCGATTCCCGGAGTATTAATTCAAAGCGTCTTGAACAGACGACAAATCAATCTGCAAACCGATCTGGCACAAGTCAAAGATTTGCTTTGTAGCAACGTCTAACTTTCTAACTTAATCCCTACAATGTATTATGCGACGCAGAGAAACCCAACAACTAGATACTAGCATTGATATTGGCCCATTGATTGATATCGTATTTATTTTATTGATATTTTTTATGGTGACGACAACTTTTGTCAAGGACATGACGCTAGAACTGGAACGTCCAAGTGCCAGTAGTTCGACGATGGCTTCCAGCAAAGCCATTCGCCTGTTTATTGATAAAACCGGAGATATCTATTTAGACGGCGAACCTATCAGAGTCTGGCTTATACAAAGTAAATTGCGTGATTTATTAAGCACTTCTACGCAAAAATCAATTTTAGTCGTCATTGATGAAGGTGTGCCCTCTGGCAAACTGGTTGAAGTCGTTGATCAGGCCCGTTTAGCGGGTGCGAAAAGTGTTGGTGTCGCAACTGAAAAAGAAGCGGGTTAAAGAATTGTAGTATGAAGGTTAATAAAAATGTGGTGGCCGTCATCTCGATGATGATTGGTCCTATTCTCGTGTTTGGCTTAGTGCTGGTAATGAACCGCTATGCTTCAGATCTGGATCAGGAAAAGGCCGTTAAAACAACACAGCTTGATATCGTTAAGCAAATTAAACCCAAGGCAGAAAAGAAAGTTAAAAAGGTGCAACCCAAACGCGTGCGCAAGACTGCACGGGCACCGGTTCCATTTAAAGGCTTAAACTCATCTCTATCTGGGATAGACCTTGGCATTCCTGGCTTAGGAGGCGCTCTGGATGATTTAAACAATAGCTTACTGGGTAAGACCGGCTCGTCTATTATGACTGAAGACTTAGTCGATGTGGCTCCGAAACCGAAAATAAGGGGCTCTTTTAAATACCCGGCTGCAGCCAAGAAAAAAGGGATTAAAGGCTATGTGGTGCTATCCATTCTGATTGATGAGAATGGTGCAGTGGATCAGGTGCAAATACTGGAATCCAGTCCGTCCGGTGTATTTGATGAAGCTGCTTTACAGGGTATTAATGCCTGGCGTTTTGAACCCGCAAAATATGAAGGCAAGAAAGTTAAAGTCTGGGCAAAACAAAAAATCCGCTTTGATCTGTCATAAGTTTTTGGTGCTACAAATCTATATCTATTGCTATGAAAATAATTACTAAACCAATCCTGCTGTTATCAATGGCGATGAT
Encoded here:
- a CDS encoding MotA/TolQ/ExbB proton channel family protein codes for the protein MKKLLLFLTLLFISVAQSAEPTGTQATGVNTDGTPGPAAEAKKDPVGPVVEPIDLKTAYKREYAFLDAQKRELQKRLLNFKKKSASDERKLINKIDSLERGSVSRAEKIDQISAQLNTAEQNNTAGMERDEVLQMTYSQAEATLKKYNIETDTKVNYTLGTDEEKVSFLFDNALALVKSLGELRKTEGKFFLNSGKEVEGDLVLLGNIAAYGISKEGSGALVPAGADNLKLWRQPAQTTAIALDKNEQPEQLKIFLFESREKAIEETPEKTWLSVIESGGVIGWIIVCLGGFAAILIFVRIYLLYINSSDTQKLTEQITRLLYAGKMEKAKQICQTGHCAITRVMESTLRHIKDDRDHMEDIISEAILQESTVLNRFGTSILVIASVSPLLGLLGTVTGMISTFDIITEFGTGDPKLLSGGISIALVTTELGLIVAIPTLLFGSLLSAWSENIKLDMEVAALRITNTLLSATEQGKVVTDMIDSGGKNDYLLNTAQTS
- a CDS encoding ExbD/TolR family protein — encoded protein: MRRRETQQLDTSIDIGPLIDIVFILLIFFMVTTTFVKDMTLELERPSASSSTMASSKAIRLFIDKTGDIYLDGEPIRVWLIQSKLRDLLSTSTQKSILVVIDEGVPSGKLVEVVDQARLAGAKSVGVATEKEAG
- a CDS encoding MotA/TolQ/ExbB proton channel family protein, yielding MDLNDIFLSVKSLFVSGGFVMPPLLICTMLLWYGLGYRYWTLKETYRIGVRDMLIFYQKNPQAPVSGILDTAVKQGLALQQQGYLNLRRHLDSAFSDYDKEMRKYAVLIKIIVMISPLLGLLGTVSGMIETFDSLASMALFTQSGGIAGGISQALFTTQMGLAVAIPGVLIQSVLNRRQINLQTDLAQVKDLLCSNV
- a CDS encoding energy transducer TonB, which translates into the protein MKVNKNVVAVISMMIGPILVFGLVLVMNRYASDLDQEKAVKTTQLDIVKQIKPKAEKKVKKVQPKRVRKTARAPVPFKGLNSSLSGIDLGIPGLGGALDDLNNSLLGKTGSSIMTEDLVDVAPKPKIRGSFKYPAAAKKKGIKGYVVLSILIDENGAVDQVQILESSPSGVFDEAALQGINAWRFEPAKYEGKKVKVWAKQKIRFDLS